The following proteins come from a genomic window of Methanosarcina sp. MTP4:
- a CDS encoding nucleotidyltransferase, giving the protein MEIYIHFNAIIQKVFTGYSHTFSNKIIKGILLAIPENQLEVWANPASQAKFKDAHESIRETLKKYNWPSGKPTYDVYLQGSYKNSTTTRKNSDVDLVVQLNSSFDRDLSSLSEYEKILYLMNHSKATYLWEDFRSDILKALNQKYSKVETGNNSIKVETPYLSADVVVCMQYRLYKSYRSPQNESYIEGMTFKSQENGWVVNYPKLHVENGEQKSEKTNGWYKKTVRMFKNARLYLVEHGLISKDLASSYFVECLLYNVPNSKFGTNHYTTFYNVLDYLNSAEIGAFKCQNGIIDIFGNSPEQWSTRNARNFIDKTVDLWNNWGR; this is encoded by the coding sequence ATGGAAATTTATATTCATTTTAATGCAATAATTCAAAAAGTATTTACAGGATATTCCCATACATTCAGTAATAAAATTATAAAGGGGATATTATTGGCAATACCTGAAAATCAATTGGAAGTTTGGGCAAATCCAGCATCACAAGCTAAGTTTAAAGATGCTCATGAATCAATTAGAGAAACCTTGAAAAAATATAATTGGCCTTCTGGAAAACCGACTTATGATGTTTACCTCCAAGGCTCATACAAAAATTCGACCACCACTCGTAAAAACAGTGATGTCGATTTGGTTGTACAGTTAAATTCTTCTTTTGACCGAGATTTAAGTAGCTTATCAGAATATGAAAAAATTTTGTATTTGATGAATCATTCCAAAGCAACGTATCTATGGGAAGATTTTAGATCTGATATACTAAAAGCTCTTAACCAAAAGTATAGTAAGGTCGAAACTGGGAATAATTCTATAAAAGTTGAAACTCCTTATCTAAGTGCTGATGTTGTTGTTTGTATGCAATACAGATTATACAAGAGTTACAGAAGTCCTCAAAATGAATCTTACATAGAAGGAATGACTTTTAAGTCACAGGAAAATGGATGGGTTGTCAATTATCCAAAGCTGCATGTTGAGAATGGAGAACAGAAAAGTGAAAAGACTAATGGTTGGTATAAGAAAACAGTAAGAATGTTTAAGAATGCAAGATTGTACCTTGTTGAACATGGCTTAATTTCTAAGGATTTGGCATCCTCTTATTTTGTCGAATGTTTGCTCTATAATGTTCCTAATTCAAAATTTGGAACCAATCATTATACTACATTCTATAATGTACTGGATTATCTGAACAGTGCAGAAATTGGGGCTTTCAAGTGTCAAAATGGAATTATTGATATTTTTGGAAATTCTCCTGAACAATGGTCAACAAGAAACGCGAGGAACTTTATTGATAAAACCGTGGATCTCTGGAACAACTGGGGAAGATAA
- a CDS encoding DEAD/DEAH box helicase family protein, producing the protein MDDLNEFQTRKQKIDVLLQEQGWDVNDRSKIVLEVDTKQSDFAKQDYKRVNETRRNDSESKYADYLLLDSTGKPLAIIEAKRTTKDPLLGQKQAEEYADDIKAQTGEDVFIFLSNGYEIWLWDRERYGLRLIKGFYTQKDLERLLYQRKNSELEAEIDIDGSIVDRPKSIEVATRIVEQIHKGHRKALIVMATGTGKTRVAMAIIDQLIREGRVQRVLFLTDRKALRKQAYDKGYLRFFPEETKDIILSGNYKSSCRLYVSTIQTFQEIYNQKDRNGRYRISPGSFDLIFSDEAHRSIYSKWKGIFTYLDAIQIGLTATPADMVDRDTFRFFECHDDIPTALYSYEDAVRDGVLCDFRKNISGARTYFQVEGIKPADLTEGEREELIKKGIDPDEIDFEGTELEKKVAVKGTSEAIVREFMENCITDRSGTLPAKTIFFAISKLHARRLWEAFEKLYPEYKGTLARIIVSEDSRAQHLIDDFKEKPFPRVAISVDMMDTGIDVPEVCNLVFAKPVFSKIKFWQMLGRGTRADGACEHRDWLPDGKKEYFKVFDFWNNFEYWDMNPEGVKNESPDAITSRIFLTRLKQLDELMQRGDPESKRTAEEVKEKILGDIRALPMDSVSVREQLQDVEKALSPKLWDNIAVDPIDFLQKKITPLMKYRPGVDLKEATFTLRCERLAYALLQNDRNEIERLKKPIAEMVDRLPRTLDKVREKEALLDRVLSRSFWETVSFEDVQALLSEIAPLMPYMAKEPRETIVIDMGDHIAERKEWEIFEGKEPEYVESYKEEVEAWIQNLAETHPVVQRIINDETLTESDLQLLEETLQNSALSLNESKLNQLYRHRETPLVEFIRLILNLYSSPSPEEKIKDAFQTYIIESNKQYSADQLNFIRTLQTVFLQKKHIDFHTLWNPPFTNFGINAPMPMFSQEEINAFIDICNGVEKEIFA; encoded by the coding sequence GTGGACGACCTGAACGAGTTCCAGACGAGAAAGCAAAAAATAGATGTCCTGCTCCAGGAACAGGGCTGGGACGTGAATGACAGGTCAAAAATTGTCCTCGAAGTTGACACCAAACAATCCGATTTTGCAAAACAGGACTACAAAAGGGTGAACGAAACCCGTAGAAACGATTCCGAAAGCAAGTATGCGGATTACCTGCTCCTTGACAGTACGGGAAAGCCGCTTGCAATTATCGAAGCCAAGCGCACTACTAAAGACCCGCTCCTGGGACAGAAGCAAGCCGAAGAGTATGCCGATGATATAAAGGCACAGACCGGGGAAGACGTTTTCATTTTCCTGTCCAATGGCTATGAAATCTGGTTATGGGACAGGGAACGGTACGGGCTTCGCCTAATAAAGGGCTTTTACACTCAGAAGGACCTGGAGCGGCTGCTCTACCAGAGAAAAAATTCGGAACTGGAAGCCGAAATCGACATTGACGGCAGCATTGTTGACCGGCCTAAGAGCATTGAAGTTGCAACCCGGATTGTCGAGCAGATCCATAAGGGGCACAGGAAAGCCCTGATTGTTATGGCGACCGGAACGGGAAAAACAAGGGTTGCAATGGCAATCATCGACCAGCTTATACGGGAAGGCAGGGTCCAGAGAGTCCTATTTTTGACAGATCGAAAAGCCCTTCGAAAACAGGCTTATGATAAGGGATACCTGCGCTTTTTCCCGGAGGAAACTAAAGATATAATTCTTTCCGGAAACTACAAATCCAGCTGCAGGCTCTACGTTTCAACGATCCAGACCTTCCAGGAGATTTACAACCAGAAAGACAGAAACGGTAGGTACAGGATTTCTCCAGGTTCTTTTGACCTTATCTTTTCGGACGAAGCCCACAGGTCGATTTACTCGAAGTGGAAAGGGATTTTTACCTACCTTGACGCAATCCAGATCGGGCTTACGGCTACGCCTGCCGATATGGTGGACAGGGACACCTTCAGGTTCTTCGAGTGCCATGACGATATTCCGACTGCCCTTTATTCTTACGAAGACGCGGTGAGGGACGGCGTGCTCTGCGATTTTCGGAAGAACATTTCGGGGGCAAGGACATATTTCCAGGTAGAGGGTATCAAGCCGGCTGACCTGACCGAAGGCGAACGGGAAGAACTGATAAAGAAAGGCATTGACCCTGATGAAATCGACTTTGAAGGCACGGAGCTTGAGAAGAAAGTCGCAGTCAAGGGCACGTCCGAGGCGATTGTCCGGGAGTTCATGGAAAACTGCATTACGGACCGGTCCGGGACACTCCCTGCAAAGACGATCTTTTTTGCGATCTCAAAACTGCACGCAAGGAGGCTCTGGGAGGCTTTCGAGAAGCTCTATCCCGAATATAAGGGGACGCTTGCAAGGATTATTGTCTCGGAGGACTCAAGAGCCCAGCATTTAATAGACGACTTCAAGGAAAAGCCCTTCCCGAGGGTTGCAATATCGGTTGACATGATGGACACCGGGATAGATGTCCCCGAGGTCTGCAACCTGGTCTTTGCAAAACCGGTATTTTCAAAAATCAAATTCTGGCAGATGCTTGGCAGGGGCACGCGGGCTGATGGCGCCTGCGAACACAGGGACTGGCTGCCGGACGGGAAAAAGGAATACTTCAAGGTCTTTGATTTCTGGAACAATTTCGAGTACTGGGACATGAACCCCGAAGGTGTGAAAAACGAGTCCCCGGATGCCATCACAAGCCGGATTTTCCTGACCCGGCTCAAGCAGCTTGACGAACTGATGCAGCGCGGGGACCCCGAATCGAAACGCACTGCCGAAGAGGTAAAGGAAAAGATCCTCGGGGACATCAGGGCTCTTCCCATGGATTCGGTAAGCGTCCGGGAACAGCTCCAGGACGTTGAAAAAGCCCTTTCCCCGAAACTCTGGGACAACATCGCAGTTGACCCGATCGATTTCCTGCAAAAGAAAATCACGCCCCTGATGAAGTACAGGCCCGGCGTGGATCTAAAGGAGGCAACCTTCACCCTGCGCTGCGAAAGGCTGGCTTATGCCCTCCTCCAGAACGACCGAAACGAAATCGAGCGCCTGAAAAAGCCAATTGCCGAAATGGTTGACCGCCTCCCCCGCACCCTCGACAAAGTCAGGGAAAAAGAAGCCCTGCTGGACCGCGTCCTTTCCCGCTCCTTCTGGGAAACCGTGAGTTTTGAGGATGTCCAGGCCCTCCTTTCCGAAATCGCCCCCCTGATGCCATACATGGCAAAAGAGCCCCGGGAAACGATCGTAATCGACATGGGAGACCACATTGCCGAACGCAAAGAATGGGAAATCTTCGAAGGAAAAGAACCCGAATACGTGGAATCCTACAAAGAAGAAGTCGAAGCCTGGATCCAAAACCTTGCCGAAACCCACCCCGTCGTCCAAAGAATCATAAACGACGAAACCCTGACCGAATCCGACCTCCAGCTCCTCGAAGAAACCCTCCAGAACTCCGCCCTCTCCCTCAACGAGTCAAAACTGAACCAGCTCTACCGGCACCGGGAAACCCCCCTGGTCGAATTCATCCGCCTGATCCTCAACCTCTACTCCTCCCCCTCCCCCGAAGAAAAAATAAAAGACGCCTTCCAGACCTACATAATTGAAAGCAACAAACAATACTCCGCCGACCAGCTAAACTTCATCCGCACCCTCCAGACCGTCTTCCTCCAGAAAAAGCACATCGATTTCCACACTCTCTGGAACCCACCTTTCACCAACTTCGGCATAAACGCCCCAATGCCCATGTTCAGTCAGGAAGAAATAAATGCCTTCATCGACATCTGCAACGGAGTCGAAAAAGAGATCTTTGCATGA
- the rsgA gene encoding ribosome small subunit-dependent GTPase A, with the protein MKAVPGWNEELESAFSAYEGPYLAGRVMSRHKTVCDILIPGASVQAGISGALLRIGKQPVVGDFVVLLDQPETGSRLVVNILPRRTCLSRGAPGEGGGEQVLAANIDTIFIVTAAGKDLNLRRLERYLTVVYSSGANPVILLNKSDLAEDSARLVEKIRSIAGAVPVILLSALSKTGLDALSPYLKPGETVALIGSSGVGKSTLINSFFDETVQKTSDVRKDDEKGRHTTTVRQLFLLPNGAIVIDNPGIREIQLGDSSEGLEKAFSDIINAAQNCRFKDCTHRDEPGCAVLQAVEEGLISEERLESYHRLTEELVFQSKKSEIGLKRLEKEKHRDISVTIKKYRKFTGKP; encoded by the coding sequence ATGAAGGCCGTTCCCGGGTGGAATGAAGAACTTGAATCGGCTTTTTCTGCCTACGAAGGCCCCTACCTTGCCGGAAGAGTCATGTCCCGGCATAAAACGGTCTGCGACATTCTTATTCCCGGAGCTTCCGTGCAGGCGGGAATTTCCGGAGCACTCCTGCGGATCGGCAAGCAGCCGGTGGTGGGGGATTTCGTCGTTTTGCTGGACCAGCCGGAAACGGGCTCACGCCTGGTCGTAAATATCCTGCCCAGAAGGACCTGCCTTTCAAGAGGGGCTCCGGGAGAAGGGGGCGGGGAGCAGGTGCTTGCTGCAAATATCGATACCATCTTTATTGTAACTGCAGCAGGAAAAGACCTCAACCTGCGAAGGCTCGAACGCTACCTTACCGTTGTGTATTCCTCCGGGGCAAACCCGGTGATTCTACTGAACAAGTCCGACCTTGCGGAAGACTCTGCCCGCCTGGTCGAAAAAATACGGTCCATTGCAGGGGCAGTGCCGGTCATCCTCCTGAGCGCCCTTTCAAAAACCGGGCTCGATGCCCTCAGCCCTTATCTCAAGCCCGGGGAAACAGTGGCCCTTATCGGTTCCTCAGGTGTCGGGAAATCCACGCTCATCAACTCCTTTTTTGACGAAACCGTCCAGAAAACCTCAGACGTCCGAAAAGACGATGAGAAAGGAAGGCACACAACCACAGTCCGCCAGCTCTTCCTGCTCCCCAACGGCGCAATTGTCATAGACAACCCCGGAATCAGGGAAATCCAGCTCGGGGACTCTTCCGAAGGCCTTGAAAAAGCCTTTTCAGATATCATTAACGCAGCCCAAAACTGCCGGTTCAAAGACTGCACCCACCGTGACGAACCGGGCTGTGCTGTCCTGCAGGCGGTAGAGGAAGGGCTCATTTCAGAGGAGCGGCTGGAAAGCTACCACAGGCTAACCGAAGAACTCGTATTCCAATCAAAAAAGTCCGAAATCGGCCTGAAACGGCTTGAAAAAGAAAAACACAGAGATATATCGGTGACTATCAAAAAATATCGGAAATTTACGGGGAAGCCGTAA
- a CDS encoding lipopolysaccharide assembly protein LapB, which produces MSRQAEDLLNRNLKDAFSLIEKKKYKKALEKLDKAEKLAEKAKRLDLVCRVLLQRGAAMVSMDKPDEGQVLYDKALEIFRTSDLDEHENSVLQFTLSNTFQELARHFKKAGSVENAEKCYLNEIKVHEILLKKYPDDEDPKIDIAKTFDSIGDLYEGSGPEDMDPETERRYYEKVLDLREKAFELLDESDLYRSKLVRVLGKLTDLYLSQQDYETAIQLQERVVEAFEEMIDDLANWKELKAKGNAYDKLGFLYSKIGKEELAEEQYSEALEYYGMIFDDELWSLSDKMILADEIMERGKDLLLSKKYGSAKESMDLALDFIEGVDKEELEEIEKESRELAYVFLGEGEEELEDSGYVEEVAGISMEYAKTLSDLGRDKEAEEFTAKSEEIFRKLGERGSDD; this is translated from the coding sequence ATGTCCAGACAAGCCGAAGATTTGCTAAATAGGAATTTAAAGGATGCCTTTTCCCTCATTGAAAAAAAGAAGTACAAAAAAGCCCTTGAAAAACTTGATAAAGCCGAAAAACTTGCGGAAAAAGCAAAGAGACTGGATCTAGTGTGCCGTGTCCTGCTGCAAAGGGGAGCAGCCATGGTTTCCATGGATAAACCGGATGAGGGCCAGGTACTGTATGATAAAGCCCTGGAGATTTTCAGGACTTCCGATTTAGATGAGCATGAGAATTCGGTTCTTCAATTCACCCTTTCAAATACCTTCCAGGAGCTTGCAAGACATTTTAAAAAGGCAGGCAGTGTCGAAAATGCAGAAAAGTGTTACCTGAACGAAATAAAGGTCCATGAGATTCTTCTGAAGAAATATCCTGATGATGAGGACCCCAAAATCGATATTGCCAAAACTTTCGATTCCATCGGGGATCTCTATGAGGGTTCTGGACCAGAGGATATGGACCCAGAAACTGAAAGGCGGTATTACGAAAAAGTCCTGGACCTGAGGGAAAAAGCATTTGAGCTGCTTGATGAAAGTGATCTCTACAGAAGCAAGCTTGTCAGGGTCCTTGGAAAGCTTACGGACCTCTATTTATCGCAGCAGGATTATGAGACTGCAATTCAGCTGCAAGAGCGTGTTGTTGAAGCCTTTGAAGAAATGATTGATGACCTGGCAAACTGGAAAGAATTAAAGGCCAAAGGAAATGCCTATGATAAACTGGGTTTCCTCTATTCGAAAATCGGAAAAGAGGAGCTTGCAGAGGAGCAGTATTCGGAAGCCCTTGAGTACTACGGGATGATTTTCGATGATGAACTCTGGTCCCTTTCTGATAAAATGATACTGGCTGACGAAATCATGGAACGTGGAAAGGACCTCCTCCTTTCAAAGAAATACGGAAGTGCAAAAGAATCCATGGACCTGGCCCTTGATTTCATTGAAGGTGTAGACAAAGAAGAACTGGAAGAAATTGAAAAAGAATCCAGAGAGCTGGCTTATGTTTTCCTTGGAGAAGGTGAAGAGGAGCTGGAAGACTCCGGTTATGTGGAAGAAGTTGCCGGGATCTCCATGGAGTATGCAAAAACTCTCTCAGACCTGGGCCGGGATAAAGAAGCAGAGGAGTTTACTGCAAAATCGGAGGAAATATTCAGGAAACTGGGAGAAAGGGGCAGCGATGACTGA
- a CDS encoding restriction endonuclease subunit S produces the protein MEKELPDGWKITNLEYICNLVTDGTHDKTPLVDKKIGVPLITSKDLTEDGISFENVIYITKEQHQQIIRRSKPEKGDILYSKIGTIGKPTIVDVDIEFSIKNVALFKLKEDIIFSKYLRYYLKWEHVHNSLLKRADGGNQKFIPINALKKIEIILPPLETQQKIVAVLEKAEETKKLRAQADELTQQLLQSVFLEMFDGSHANDWPVTIVEEVVHPNKGSMRTGPFGSQLLHSEFVEEGIAVLGIDNAVKNNFEWGKRRFISESKYEELKRYTVYPGDVVITIMGTCGRCAIVPDDIPLSINTKHLCCITLNQEKCLPIYLHGYFLQHPISRQYLLSKANGAIMDGLNMKIIKDMPIIIPPIELQKKYGAIVQKIKETKQAQQQSSLEINTLFDALMQKAFNGNLYSF, from the coding sequence ATGGAAAAAGAACTGCCGGATGGATGGAAGATAACGAATCTTGAATATATTTGTAATCTTGTCACCGATGGGACACATGATAAAACACCACTTGTAGATAAAAAAATAGGTGTTCCTTTAATTACTTCTAAAGATCTCACTGAAGATGGGATTTCTTTTGAAAATGTAATTTATATAACAAAAGAACAACACCAACAAATAATAAGAAGATCCAAACCGGAAAAGGGAGACATATTATACTCAAAAATAGGAACAATTGGTAAGCCGACCATTGTTGACGTAGACATCGAATTTAGCATAAAAAATGTAGCCTTATTCAAATTAAAGGAAGACATTATCTTCAGTAAATATCTTAGATATTATCTGAAATGGGAACATGTACATAACTCTTTGCTAAAAAGAGCAGACGGTGGGAACCAGAAATTTATACCAATTAATGCACTCAAAAAAATTGAAATAATTTTACCTCCCCTCGAAACCCAACAAAAAATAGTCGCCGTCCTCGAAAAGGCTGAAGAGACGAAAAAGCTCCGGGCACAGGCGGATGAGTTGACACAGCAGCTTCTTCAGAGTGTGTTTTTGGAGATGTTTGACGGCTCACATGCTAATGACTGGCCGGTTACAATTGTAGAAGAAGTAGTGCATCCAAATAAAGGATCAATGCGTACAGGTCCTTTTGGAAGTCAACTTTTGCATAGTGAATTTGTTGAAGAGGGAATTGCAGTACTTGGAATAGATAATGCCGTTAAAAACAATTTTGAATGGGGTAAAAGACGGTTTATTAGCGAATCTAAATATGAAGAACTAAAAAGATATACAGTTTATCCAGGTGATGTTGTTATTACTATTATGGGTACATGTGGTCGTTGTGCCATAGTACCTGATGATATCCCATTATCTATTAACACTAAGCATCTCTGCTGCATTACTCTCAATCAAGAAAAGTGTCTACCAATTTATTTGCATGGTTACTTCTTGCAGCACCCAATTTCAAGGCAGTATCTCTTGTCGAAAGCAAACGGAGCCATCATGGATGGCCTAAACATGAAAATAATTAAAGATATGCCAATAATCATACCACCTATAGAGCTTCAAAAAAAATATGGTGCAATTGTTCAGAAAATTAAAGAAACAAAACAAGCCCAACAACAATCTTCCCTTGAAATAAATACTCTTTTCGACGCCCTCATGCAGAAAGCCTTTAATGGAAATTTATATTCATTTTAA
- a CDS encoding class I SAM-dependent DNA methyltransferase produces the protein MRLPPEKKSKIDALWDRFWSGGLSNPLQSIEQMSYLIFMKRLEDMDVLEQRRANAMGKEYTSVFEGHEDCRWSAWKHKTAEDMLKHVRDVVFPFIKNIHDGEKTLFSQHMKDAMFIIPKPSLVQEAVGIIDELDISGQTSDVQGDIYEYLLNQLATAGKNGQFRTPRHIIRMIVELVDPDVNDRICDPACGTAGFLFTAYRYILKKYTSPDMVTKDEEGDWHGLIGDHITEQNAWDKLHQDTFYGFDFESTMVRIALMNMVLHGIKAPHIEYTDTLSNQYSGEEEFTVILANPPFKGSIDKNDINDKLTLGTTKTELLFVEKMIRLLEIGGKCGVIVPDGVLFGSSTAHKNLRKILLETCQLEGIVSMPSGVFKPYAGVSTAVLVFTRGGSTEKVWFYDMEADGYSLDDKRTPTDMKGDIPDIIERFRKRREENPGDRKGKCFYVPAEEIKANNYDLSISRYKEIEYEEVEYEKPEVIIRKIEEIEGRILENVGELKGMLGKGM, from the coding sequence ATGAGACTCCCACCCGAAAAAAAGTCGAAAATAGACGCCCTCTGGGACCGGTTCTGGAGCGGCGGGCTTTCCAACCCTTTGCAGTCCATTGAACAGATGTCCTACCTTATTTTCATGAAGAGGCTTGAGGACATGGACGTGCTGGAACAGAGACGGGCGAACGCCATGGGGAAGGAATACACGTCCGTCTTCGAAGGGCATGAGGACTGCAGGTGGTCGGCGTGGAAGCATAAGACTGCAGAGGATATGCTCAAGCACGTCCGGGATGTTGTGTTTCCGTTTATCAAGAATATTCATGATGGGGAGAAGACGCTTTTTTCCCAGCATATGAAAGATGCCATGTTCATTATCCCGAAACCTTCTCTTGTACAGGAAGCTGTAGGGATCATTGACGAACTCGACATTTCGGGGCAGACTTCAGATGTGCAGGGAGACATTTACGAGTACCTCTTAAACCAGCTTGCTACTGCAGGGAAGAATGGACAGTTCAGGACACCGAGACATATAATCAGGATGATAGTAGAGCTTGTAGACCCTGATGTTAATGACAGGATCTGCGACCCTGCTTGTGGGACGGCAGGTTTCCTGTTTACGGCTTACAGGTACATCCTCAAAAAGTACACAAGCCCCGATATGGTGACGAAAGACGAGGAAGGGGACTGGCACGGCCTTATAGGAGACCACATAACCGAGCAGAACGCATGGGATAAGCTGCATCAGGACACTTTCTACGGCTTTGATTTTGAATCCACGATGGTCAGGATCGCGCTCATGAACATGGTCTTGCACGGGATCAAAGCCCCTCATATCGAATATACTGACACGCTCTCAAACCAGTACAGCGGAGAAGAAGAGTTCACAGTCATCCTTGCAAACCCTCCCTTCAAGGGGAGCATCGACAAAAACGACATAAACGACAAACTGACCCTCGGCACAACAAAGACTGAACTCCTCTTCGTGGAAAAAATGATCCGCCTGCTGGAAATCGGCGGAAAGTGCGGCGTAATCGTACCTGATGGAGTCCTCTTCGGAAGCTCGACTGCCCACAAAAACCTGCGGAAAATTCTGCTTGAGACCTGCCAGCTCGAAGGAATCGTCTCAATGCCTTCCGGGGTCTTCAAGCCCTATGCGGGAGTTTCCACGGCGGTCCTGGTCTTCACCAGAGGCGGGAGCACGGAAAAGGTCTGGTTCTACGACATGGAAGCCGATGGGTATTCCCTGGACGATAAGCGGACTCCGACAGACATGAAAGGGGATATTCCGGATATAATCGAGAGGTTCCGGAAGAGGAGAGAAGAGAATCCCGGGGACAGGAAGGGGAAGTGTTTCTATGTGCCTGCGGAGGAGATAAAGGCGAATAATTACGATCTATCAATCTCCAGATACAAAGAGATCGAGTATGAGGAAGTGGAGTATGAGAAGCCGGAAGTGATTATTCGGAAGATCGAGGAGATTGAAGGGCGGATTCTGGAGAATGTTGGGGAGTTGAAGGGGATGTTAGGGAAGGGGATGTGA
- a CDS encoding STAS-like domain-containing protein: MIDTVKIRVADSVGSGFCVASGDGQRIHEAIVGAFHINKKVKLSFSEVTDLTAAFLNAAIGQLYGKFSENFIREYLSVEDLSKEDLILFKKVVDRAKGYFKNPEPYRLAVQDVIGENDE, encoded by the coding sequence ATGATTGATACCGTGAAAATCCGTGTAGCAGATTCTGTAGGAAGTGGTTTTTGTGTTGCTTCCGGGGACGGACAAAGAATACACGAGGCGATTGTTGGAGCTTTCCACATAAATAAAAAAGTGAAACTCTCATTCTCAGAAGTAACTGACCTTACCGCTGCCTTCCTTAACGCAGCTATCGGACAGTTATACGGGAAATTTTCGGAAAATTTCATTCGGGAGTATCTTTCTGTTGAGGACCTTTCAAAAGAGGACCTTATTTTATTCAAGAAGGTCGTTGACCGTGCAAAAGGCTATTTCAAAAACCCCGAACCCTACAGGCTGGCAGTTCAGGATGTGATTGGGGAGAATGATGAATAA
- a CDS encoding Fic family protein, with product MERTNLPKFREMILNPLMEANLIEMTIPEKPRSSMQKYRLTEDGR from the coding sequence GTGGAAAGGACCAACCTGCCTAAATTCCGTGAGATGATTCTTAATCCACTCATGGAAGCCAATCTAATAGAGATGACTATTCCCGAGAAGCCACGCAGCAGTATGCAAAAATATCGCTTAACAGAAGATGGTCGATAG